Proteins encoded in a region of the Dryobates pubescens isolate bDryPub1 chromosome 14, bDryPub1.pri, whole genome shotgun sequence genome:
- the LOC128897815 gene encoding sphingomyelin phosphodiesterase 5-like, with protein sequence MAPGAMACGGGANSSAGAPGQEQGDAAIPLSPLPSAEAPQDPPGMALPQSPFRYQAQAALEVVAEGLLAPGYWALNHLLDLQPTTAERRQQQQQRCGRCCGCARQAVVAVACATLLLLWLPLGTLGLLLWLPLQAARRPFAYQYTAGTVPARPWDLRQRRTFTFLSANVCLLPSGLAKFSNLGQTPQRAAYIARQLAPASPEPAGDRTSLVEAWRGDANSYGGTLGTSGQDGGSVVVEMPLMAESASPVLSEHFPDDADFVCLQEVFDPVATTILCRHLAGTFPHLLWDVGARGLRHGQLRVLGSGLLLASRYPLLAAGYHGFPNGAGEDALAAKGLLLAQVLLGRARGQRLVGYLACTHLQAPAADAAIREEQLTLMLRWLRQFRQAEQRDGDLVAFDVLCGDLNFDNCSSGDALNQRHQLFQVYQDPCRHAPGQDQPWAIGTLLNYLKIYEEPVSTPEKMKRTLSQPGGRQQFLAAPILSSGAPDPAAGAEWQGRRVDYILHRAGTPLRTEAAEVSFITQLATRSDHLPVALRLRVAPSIP encoded by the exons GTGGCGccaacagcagtgctggagcccccggacaggagcagggggacGCTGCcatccccctgagccccctgcctAGTGCCGaagccccccaggaccccccggGCATGGCGTTGCCGCAGTCACCGTTCCGCtaccaggcacaggcagctctggaggtggtggcggaggggctgctggcacctgggTACTGGGCCCTCAACCATCTCCTGGACCTGCAGCCCACCACAGCCGagcgcaggcagcagcagcagcagcggtgcGGGCGGTGCTgcggctgtgccaggcaggcagtggtggctgtggcctgtgccaccttgctgctgctctggctgcccttGGGCacgctggggctgctgctgtggctgcctctgcagGCGGCCCGGCGACCCTTCGCCTACCAGTACACAGCGGGCACGGTGCCGGCACGGCCCTGGGACCTCCGCCAGCGCCGAACCTTCACCTTCCTCAGTGCCAACgtctgcctgctgcccagcgGCCTGGCCAAGttcagcaacctgggccagaCGCCGCAGCGTGCCGCCTACATCGCCCGACAGCTGGCACCGGCCTCACCGGAGCCCGCCGGTGACCGCACCAGCCTGGTTGAGGCGTGGCGTGGCGATGCCAACAGCTATGGAGGGACCCTTGGCACCTCAGGGCAGGACGGTGGCAGTGTGGTGGTGGAGATGCCCTTGATGGCGGAGTCGGCGTCGCCGGTGCTGTCTGAGCACTTCCCAGATGACGCCGACTTCGTGTGCCTGCAGGAGGTGTTCGACCCCGTGGCCACCACCATCCTGTGCCGGCACCTGGCGGGCACCTTCCCACACCTGCTGTGGGACGTGGGTGCCCGGGGGCTGCGGCACGGGCAGCTGCGGGTGCTGGGCAGtggcctgctcctggccagccgGTAcccgctgctggctgctggctacCACGGCTTCCCTAACGGCGCCGGTGAGGACGCGCTGGCGGCCAAGgggctgctgcttgcccag GTGCTGCTGGGCCGGGCGCGGGGCCAGCGGCTCGTCGGGTACCTGGCCTGCACCCACCTCCAGGCGCCCGCAG CCGACGCCGCCATCCGTGAGGAGCAACTGACGCTGATGCTGCGCTGGCTGCGGCAGTTCCGCCAGGCGGAGCAGCGGGACGGGGACCTGGTGGCCTTTGACGTCCTCTGTGGGGACCTCAACTTCGACAACTGCTCCTCAG GTGATGCCCTCAACCAGCGGCACCAGCTCTTCCAGGTCTACCAGGACCCTTGTCGCCATGCGCCGGGGCAGGACCAGCCCTGGGCCATAG GGACCCTGCTCAACTACCTGAAGATCTACGAGGAGCCTGTGTCCACCCCGGAGAAGATGAAGAG gACGCTGTCCCAGCCGGGTGGCCGCCAGCAGTTCCTGGCGGCTCCGATCCTGTCCTCGGGCGCCCCGGACCCCGCGGCTGGTGCCGAGTGGCAGGGCCGGCGCGTGGATTACATCCTGCACCGCGCGGGCACCCCGCTGCGCACC gaggcagctgaggtcTCCTTCATCACCCAGCTGGCCACACGCTCCGACCACCTGCCCGTGGCCCTTCGACTGCGTGTGGCCCCCAGCATCCCCTGA